Proteins encoded together in one Deinococcus hopiensis KR-140 window:
- a CDS encoding AAA family ATPase has translation MLQSLTLHGFKSFADRTRLEFGAGVTAVIGPNGSGKSNVVEALRWATHQARARELRAGRGTELIFHGSGGKAPLGLAEVQVELQTAGARVNLARRIYRDGSAEQDLAGRPVRARDVQAALLGTGLGVGGLAVIGQGEVSSVVQAEGRTLLGHLQEAAGLSRAVAARQETEARLREADGHLGQLRLVGGERASALERLARAAGDARRHQDLVMRSLTREDAVKRERQAGLLREIVTARTEAGGLEARSAALSAEVQGAAARVEAAREAVSEARARAEAFTGALDALRAARDAHAQALRYRDHLQAEAERLRGELAGLLSRPPASPAPDLPALETAAATARQAASAAERRAQAYDAELARARTAAARAAEVAARASASHETLTGELKRAEGNLETAQEALDAARERLVAATHVRQKAEAGYAALAGRRSDAQAHERHLQNELARLNASVAPLRRERERLEAQLNSYSRYGEGARNALRLDHPGIVGSVADLLTVPTEYETAVTAALGRRLEQIVVHSGEDARMIIEELKRAGGRATFLPLDLLRARPRRDGPLLREAGVRGNLADLCPTDPAVVGEAILADTLVVEDLRTANRLARSHAGRPRLVTLDGELLEAGGAITGGRLRDAGFSVLADQRRFQELGAELEDVDRQTARLKAELGRVQATLSGDSTGHDALLAAREGAAREERSAEKRVTELEAQTRSLSAHRDRLLARVGAEAAPSRASVPTVEPAELEARLLTARQEAEEHRGAERSALEALALARETDAAWRAFRAARTRAADLRERLTANTEAAAVQETHLFAAAAEVARRETALGTLDEHELYRAEKERGEATQSYTSVIGELNKARARLEDLRLLMARREGSLEPIPDGCSPPGTPREWTAELNRLRAELEALGPVNARAEADHAAERAALEALEAELNDAEAATTELRAHLTELETAEGLATRAAFERVNAAFREYAAELLGGQGELEPEADETGRVTGLRLAVQPKGKRTRSMTLLSAGERTMAGLGFLFALNHAGGEGSAGGLPLAVLDEVDAPLDEANIRRFTAFLTRFSARGAQFILVTHQKATMEVAHALWGVTTDATGASRVLSIRQPGEVLGR, from the coding sequence ATGCTTCAGAGCCTCACCCTCCACGGTTTCAAATCTTTCGCAGACCGCACCCGTCTGGAGTTCGGGGCGGGCGTCACCGCGGTTATTGGCCCCAACGGCAGCGGCAAGAGTAACGTGGTGGAGGCGCTGCGGTGGGCCACCCACCAGGCGCGGGCGCGGGAATTGCGGGCGGGGCGCGGCACCGAGCTGATCTTCCACGGCAGCGGGGGCAAGGCGCCGCTGGGGCTGGCCGAGGTGCAGGTGGAGCTCCAGACCGCTGGGGCCCGGGTGAACCTGGCCCGGCGTATCTACCGTGACGGCAGCGCCGAGCAGGACTTGGCGGGCCGGCCGGTGCGGGCGCGGGACGTGCAGGCGGCCCTGCTGGGCACCGGGCTGGGCGTGGGCGGCCTCGCCGTGATCGGGCAGGGTGAGGTGAGCAGCGTCGTGCAGGCTGAGGGGCGCACCCTGCTGGGCCACTTGCAGGAGGCTGCCGGCCTTTCGCGCGCCGTCGCGGCCCGGCAGGAGACGGAGGCGCGGCTGCGCGAGGCCGATGGGCACCTGGGGCAGCTGCGGCTGGTGGGGGGCGAGCGGGCGTCGGCGTTGGAGCGGCTGGCGCGGGCAGCGGGGGACGCGCGGCGGCACCAGGACCTCGTGATGCGGAGCCTGACGCGGGAAGACGCCGTGAAGCGTGAGCGGCAGGCCGGATTGCTCCGCGAGATTGTGACGGCGCGGACCGAGGCCGGAGGGCTCGAAGCCCGTAGCGCCGCCCTCTCGGCGGAGGTTCAGGGGGCGGCGGCACGGGTGGAGGCGGCCCGCGAGGCGGTGAGCGAAGCCCGCGCGCGCGCCGAGGCTTTTACGGGCGCGCTCGATGCCCTGCGCGCTGCCCGCGATGCCCACGCGCAGGCCCTGCGTTACCGCGATCACCTCCAGGCCGAGGCCGAGCGCCTGCGCGGCGAACTCGCAGGCTTGTTGTCGCGCCCCCCCGCCTCTCCGGCCCCCGATCTTCCCGCGCTGGAGACGGCGGCGGCCACTGCCCGGCAGGCCGCTTCCGCTGCCGAACGCCGCGCCCAGGCTTATGACGCTGAACTGGCCCGCGCCCGCACCGCCGCTGCCCGCGCTGCCGAAGTCGCCGCCCGCGCCTCGGCCAGCCACGAGACCTTGACCGGAGAACTCAAACGTGCGGAGGGCAACTTGGAAACGGCGCAGGAAGCCCTGGACGCAGCCCGCGAACGCCTCGTCGCCGCCACCCACGTCCGCCAGAAGGCCGAGGCTGGTTACGCGGCACTTGCGGGTCGACGCTCGGATGCCCAGGCCCACGAGCGCCACCTTCAGAATGAACTCGCCCGTTTGAATGCCAGCGTTGCGCCGTTGCGCCGCGAGCGCGAGCGGCTGGAGGCGCAGCTCAACTCCTACTCGCGCTACGGCGAGGGCGCGCGCAACGCCCTTCGGCTGGATCACCCCGGCATCGTGGGTTCGGTGGCGGACCTGCTCACCGTGCCCACTGAATACGAGACGGCCGTGACCGCCGCCCTGGGCCGCCGCCTGGAACAGATTGTGGTTCACAGTGGCGAAGACGCCCGGATGATCATCGAGGAACTCAAGCGCGCGGGTGGGCGGGCCACTTTCCTGCCGCTGGACCTCCTCCGCGCCCGGCCCCGCCGCGACGGCCCGCTGCTGCGCGAGGCGGGGGTGCGCGGCAACCTCGCGGACCTGTGTCCCACCGATCCCGCGGTCGTGGGCGAGGCGATCCTGGCCGACACGCTGGTGGTGGAGGACCTGCGCACCGCCAACCGCCTCGCCCGCTCGCACGCGGGCCGCCCCCGCCTCGTCACGCTCGACGGCGAACTGTTGGAGGCGGGCGGGGCGATCACGGGCGGACGCCTGCGCGACGCGGGCTTCTCGGTGCTGGCCGATCAACGCCGCTTTCAGGAACTCGGCGCCGAGCTGGAAGACGTGGACCGTCAGACCGCGCGTCTCAAGGCCGAGCTGGGCCGGGTTCAGGCGACCCTCTCCGGCGACAGTACGGGGCACGACGCCCTTTTGGCCGCCCGCGAAGGGGCGGCCCGTGAGGAACGCAGCGCCGAGAAGCGCGTGACCGAGCTGGAGGCCCAAACCCGCAGCCTGTCGGCGCACCGGGACCGATTGCTCGCGCGGGTGGGTGCGGAGGCCGCCCCTTCGCGGGCGTCTGTCCCCACGGTTGAACCCGCTGAACTGGAAGCCCGGCTTCTCACCGCCCGGCAGGAGGCCGAGGAGCACCGCGGGGCGGAGCGTTCGGCGCTGGAGGCCCTCGCGCTCGCCCGCGAGACGGACGCTGCGTGGCGGGCGTTTCGCGCCGCCCGCACCCGCGCCGCTGACCTGCGCGAACGCCTGACCGCCAACACCGAAGCCGCCGCCGTGCAGGAAACGCACCTCTTTGCTGCGGCCGCCGAAGTCGCACGCCGGGAAACCGCCCTGGGCACCCTCGACGAGCACGAGCTCTACCGGGCCGAGAAGGAGCGCGGGGAGGCCACCCAGAGCTACACCTCCGTCATCGGCGAGCTGAACAAGGCCCGCGCCCGCCTGGAAGACCTGCGCCTGCTGATGGCCCGGCGCGAGGGCAGCCTGGAACCCATCCCTGACGGCTGTAGCCCCCCGGGGACGCCCCGCGAATGGACGGCAGAGCTCAACCGCCTCCGCGCCGAACTCGAGGCGCTCGGCCCCGTGAATGCCCGCGCTGAGGCCGATCACGCTGCCGAACGCGCGGCCCTTGAAGCGCTGGAAGCCGAGCTGAACGACGCCGAGGCCGCCACCACCGAACTGCGCGCCCACCTCACCGAGCTGGAAACGGCCGAAGGGCTCGCCACCCGCGCTGCCTTCGAGCGGGTGAACGCCGCCTTCCGCGAGTACGCCGCCGAGCTGCTCGGCGGTCAGGGCGAACTCGAACCCGAGGCGGATGAGACGGGCCGGGTCACGGGCCTGCGCCTCGCCGTGCAGCCGAAGGGCAAGCGTACCCGCTCCATGACCCTGCTCTCGGCGGGTGAGCGCACGATGGCGGGGCTGGGCTTCCTGTTTGCGCTCAACCACGCGGGCGGCGAGGGCAGCGCGGGTGGGTTGCCGCTCGCCGTGCTCGACGAGGTGGACGCGCCGCTCGACGAGGCGAACATCCGCCGTTTTACCGCCTTCCTTACGCGCTTCTCCGCACGGGGCGCGCAGTTTATCCTCGTGACCCACCAAAAGGCCACGATGGAAGTGGCCCACGCCCTCTGGGGCGTGACCACCGACGCCACGGGCGCGAGCCGAGTACTGAGCATCCGGCAGCCGGGCGAGGTGCTGGGGCGCTGA